From one Malus sylvestris chromosome 1, drMalSylv7.2, whole genome shotgun sequence genomic stretch:
- the LOC126613885 gene encoding late embryogenesis abundant protein At1g64065, with translation MVDGEQVRPLAPAAIHPSSDADEAAFHLKKVRRRKFIKCCGCITAVILIQAVVIIILAFTVFRVKEPKIKMNKITITRLELINNNTAPKPGSNLSLIADVSVKNPNFASFKYTNTTTTLYYHGVVVGEAHGAPGHAKARRTMRMNITVDMITDRLTSDPNLRADFNSGLMTMSSYSRIPGRVKMLNIIKKHVIVKMNCTMTVNISSQAIQEQKCKRKVKL, from the coding sequence ATGGTGGACGGGGAGCAAGTCAGACCGCTAGCCCCTGCCGCTATCCACCCAAGCAGCGACGCCGATGAGGCTGCTTTTCACTTGAAAAAAGTTAGACGAAGAAAGTTCATCAAGTGCTGCGGCTGCATAACAGCTGTGATCTTAATCCAAGCCGTTGTGATCATAATATTAGCTTTCACTGTGTTCCGTGTGAAGGAGCCAAAGATCAAGATGAATAAGATCACGATTACAAGGCTGGAGTTGATCAACAACAACACAGCCCCTAAGCCAGGCTCAAACCTGTCACTAATAGCCGATGTGTCGGTGAAAAATCCCAACTTCGCCTCGTTCAAGTATACCAACACCACCACGACCTTGTATTATCACGGCGTGGTGGTGGGGGAGGCTCATGGCGCACCTGGTCATGCTAAGGCTCGACGGACCatgaggatgaatatcacgGTTGATATGATCACAGACCGGCTCACGTCCGACCCCAACTTGAGGGCGGATTTCAATTCTGGGTTGATGACCATGAGTAGCTATTCTAGAATTCCAGGAAGGGTGAAGATGTTGAATATTATCAAGAAACATGTGATTGTGAAAATGAATTGTACTATGACTGTTAATATTTCCA